The genomic stretch TTAATACCATTAACATTGGTCGAAACTATTTCAGGCAGTACTTCTTCAACTTCTTGTGCTATCAAGCCGAATTGTCTTTTATCATCACTTCCCGACTTCCAAAAATAATAATATGCATTTATGTTTTTCAATAAAAGTGAAGCATTAGTTAGTTTTATAAGATCTCGTTTCAAGTTGATGTCAGAAAATTCTTCCCAAGCATTTGCTACAGCACGAGTACCATCGCCAATTTGACCTACTTGCAATAATTCCATAGGTGAATCTGTACCAATCCCTACACTTTCATCAAAATTTGTAGGTGTATTAATATATAAGCCGT from Candidatus Kapaibacterium sp. encodes the following:
- a CDS encoding tail fiber domain-containing protein; the encoded protein is GLYINTPTNFDESVGIGTDSPMELLQVGQIGDGTRAVANAWEEFSDINLKRDLIKLTNASLLLKNINAYYYFWKSGSDDKRQFGLIAQEVEEVLPEIVSTNVNGIKTLDYSKLSALLIEVVKEQQSSIKRLQNQIQYLNEKIKNLDDMNHQNMKLSDEIDEIKIMMKLLNKQISEKRVVSSLSTIDK